The following DNA comes from Cucumis sativus cultivar 9930 chromosome 7, Cucumber_9930_V3, whole genome shotgun sequence.
GGGATAATAGTAGGAAAAAAGAGAGCCGGCTAGTCACAACAATCCAAAACATTGATAACATGGGTTTTGAGGACTATGAGATTGTTTCTTGTGAACTATGACTGCGAGTCAAAATTTATCCCCTTCACAGAAGTCAGAAAGTGAGATTGTCATACATGCTagtattttatctttcttttactaaTATCCTTGGAATTCTGAAGCACCAAATATCATCAGCTATGCTCATTTCAGCCAACAacgaaagaaataaaagaagaggaaaaaaaaggtataacAGGGAGGAAAAGATGCAGTAGGTTATTATGCTAGAAAgtacaaacaaacaaagctAGCAAATTCAAGAGCTTTGCTTTCTGTATGTTTATAAGGAAAAATATAGTTAACAAGAGCAGGATCTTACAGTCATATCCATCTGTGCAGACTGCTTCTGAAATTCTCTAATAACCTTTGCTTGCTTCACGGGATTCATTTGCTACAGATGATCattgtaaaatttatataaaaaagatccttaaaataaaatagaactTTAAGGTCAATAGGTAGATAAATACTATTACAGATTGTTTTTCTCAAAAAGTAGAGCAGACACATGATTGAGAGtacaaaaaagttaaaaccaaCAGAAGAGACCCTTCGGGGGTAAGTTTCTCTAAGTTAGCCTCACCGTCAGACATCCTCTTCTAGGTATATGATGATGCCATAGTAAAGGCACttcaactttatatatatatatttggtattcCAGCGGAATTTAGATTAGACATAATAGACAGCCCTGCTAAATTTTTCGAGTACAAGTCAtccaagaaaataatttgtgaAACCATTTGATTTCGACATCATACaaccatattttatttttcaaattactgctatatataatttatttttatgtactTATTGATGTTAGACTTGCTCCACCCAAACAACACCTTCTTATTGCCTCTAGCCTCAAGGTTATATGCTTCGAAAACATGGCTACTATTCTGCCTGTTAATCATAGCAATTCAAGGATATGTAAGAGTTGATCAATATCCATATTTACTTACCTTGTTCATAGCTGACATTGCTTTACTGGCACTCTTCATGCCAGCAGCAACGGAAGTCTGAGCATGCATTGCCTGTAAAATGTGGTTAGGTgctattaataatatattatgtatGAACACTAGAGAGAACCACACATCTGATTGCAAAAATGCTCAACCAAGTAAGAAGAAAGGAACTAGGCACTTGGCTTCACCTGTGTATGAGTTGCAATGCCTCTCATTTGAGCTCGACTTCCTTGTAAGTTTGCTATTTGTTGTCTGAGCCTAACTAACTGCCGAGCAAGAATCTTTGTTGCGGCCTGAAGAATTGAACAgatgatgataaaaataattaatgctCTGGATCCAGAAgtagaaattttcaaaaaaaatcaagcGTTGCAAAGGCTAAGGATTGATACAATCTGGTCCAAAATATGAAACATACCTCATTTCCTGTTTTGGCAGTTCTTTTTATCTCTGCGACAAGCTTCTTTTCCTGATAAgataacaaatcaaatcaGAGTTAAAACACAGATAATTTAGATAGAAATAATCTTTAGAAGCTCTTCACGTACTTCTAATTGCAGTGCCCCAATTTCCTTCTCTATACCTGAGAAAAGAGAGGTAAGGAAAAGAGGCAAAAAGATGAGACCACTAAGTGATATCTCaatagaagaaaagataattattatagcatgaatataaaataaaaacatctaaaatttgacattttagaaaattagtaaaaagaattaaacagAAAAGGGTAGCATAGAAATAGTTCATATTTCTTCCTCTTGCAAGATCTTTCTGTTTCTGGATGTTTATGGCTCAAAAAGGTACGAGCAATAATTTTAGATGAAGAACTACCGTCCTTTACtctctgttttgttttttgggatacataatacattttatctttttttcaagGTTAAACAACTTTGTTACTAGCAGAGGAATATCAATTCATAGAAGGAGAATAGAAGCTGGAACTTGCTCTTTTAGAAGACAACCAAATCAGAAGGAAGTAGTGGAACGCCCAAAAATCTATCCCAATATTGTTCTTTCTCGTTAGTTCTACATGCAGATACTAGGTTTGATCttctaatataatatatattatatatattaaatataaaaaaaatggcgTGACATTAACATGTCTGTGTCCtacatttacaaaaattgGCAATGTCGCCGTGTCGGTGTTGTGTCATTTCCAAATTATATAAGAAATTGCACTTCTcttaaaaagatgaaaaaacatacaaaggtatacaagaaaaaaacaagctTAAAAAAGAGTCCAACAGAGGACTACAATCCAAAGGAGTCACCGTTCTTGGCTTAATAACAAGAAAACATCTCTAACTCAAGGATATTGTCCCTTTTTAACTATCTCACTTTATAGTtcgaatgtttttttttatataatctGAATGTGATTCTTGCAATATCAAATTTCCTAATTGCAACCTGAAACTATCAAGAATCACCCTTTCTGGCTTAATAACATATGGATACAGCCAAAACAAATAAGTTCAAGCGTTAGGATGACctgcttttaaaaataacagtaaaaagaaaaaagagttatgATGAACTTAGTGGAACAATACCTGTTCTAAAGGTTGTACAACTATATAATTCAGCTCTAAGTTCAAAAGCTAtgaattatttaagaaaaagacaTTCTTAATCCAAAAAGGTGTCAAGAAACATAAACCAACAATATCATTCTATTCTGAAAACCAATGCGAATAGTAACCCCAAAACACTAGTACCATCTTATTCCAACTCAAAGCCACGACATTATCGTAGCATGTAGAGTAGACACCAAGTTCAAGCCCAaattttcttcccattttctcTTTGAGGGAAGGGGTTGGGGATAATTGGTTTCACACAAATTCCACATACAATCATAAATTCCATGCTTCTTTGCTCCATTCAGTCCGAAAGAAGCATCATCATGACCATACAAACACATTGTAATATGAGAAGCATTAACATATTTGATTACTCGAGACAAAAGGACAATCACCATACTTCCTAATTAAGAAACATCAATAAGATACCTCTCGTAGAGCGTGTCATTTCCCTTTTACTCTCCCGAAGAGCTTCTGAAATCAAAAGAAACCCAATCACATaaaggaaacaaacaaaaccccGTTGAATTTCAAGAATAAAACACAAGAAGGAAATCGATGAAGCAAAAACAAATGACAGCAATTGGGGACGACCTTTGGCTGTGGGTTTCTTCGAGAAGATATTCATGGCGTCCCAAATAGCGATGCTGAGCAAAACCCAGATGAATTTAAACGAATTTCTGAAGAGGGGTGGAGGTGGAAGAGGAAAGAGGGAAAATTTCAAAGACTGGGTAGACTTCCTCTTAGTTATGTACGAGAGGGAGAGACAATAATGTGCAAAGGATGATAATGATGCTGGATTGGATCAAACAAACatagaaaagttttgttgCTTTCCAATCCTTCAATAATCGTTGGAAATGGAATATCAAAATGGATATTAATCGCAATCCAAGCTTTAATTCTCAAACAGTGCcatttccaaagaaaaatatggtCAACTTTTTATATTGGGGTTTTGTGTTCTAATTCACAAGAAATTTCGTGTAGGTCAACTTTTACATCCAGGTTTTGATTTTGGCCAAATAGGTTCATTATTACACTCTACTTACATTTAAACTATTCTTGGTTTATGTCACGTCCAATTCAATATCGATATGTTAATATTactattgaaattttagtaaatgAAGACTTTTATACTTTCCATAATATCAATcttttaatacatatttttgtatgaattattactattttagtaaacaaagaagatgaacaatgagagatttgaaatatcaatattatagttaattataGAATATAATAGTTACTAAAAAGAACGTATTTGTAGGAGTAGTTGAAAAAATCATCAAGTAAAATTGGTGTCTCATTTGAAGTTGACAACTTCGAAATATTcacaatataaatttttacatATAACGAATACAAACTCAAAGTGAAAACCATAAAAGTAAACACAAAAACAACACTCAAACACACTTattatgaaaagtaaaaaaagaacacaacTCAATAAATAGGTGTTAGAGGAGAAGGCACAtcaaagaacaacaaaaacattagACCTCATGCCATGAGTAACTACATGAAGAGATGGCAAAGTAACTAACTTCAAAGATTAtctattgaattcaaatagTAAAGACcctaaaaacaatttaaaatccaCTCTTAAAAAAAGCTATAACTTGAGCCAACTAAAACCGGATAAACCTTGGCTTAAACCCAAAAATCCCAAAGAAAAACCCCCCCACCCAGATTCTCAATTGAGCAACCAATTCAAGAAGATGAACAGCAGCCTCCGTCTGTTCCCGTCTTGTTCGTGCTCATACCAATTACCCACAAATCCAAAACCAACTACGCTGTATTTCATTAACAATCCTACCCACTTTCTGCATTTGAAGCGACCCAACAGGAAGCAACTATTAGCATCCTGTACCAGTTACGAAGTTGGTGGAGGTTATCCAGACGAGGAGTTTGATATGCAAGATAGAAGACGACCCATTAAAGAAGTGAAGCCGAAAATGGACACTTCCGAGTATGAAGCTCTTCTCAAAGGAGGCGACCAAGTCACCTCTGTTCTCGAAGAGATGATTGTCCTCGTaagttttttctaatttccttTGTTCACATATTCTCTTTATGGTTTTAATTGAACAAACAATAGGCTTTCGAACTAGGAACCGAAAGGTTGTATGGTAGTGTAGAGCTGAAACCCACCTTACTGATGGGTTAATATGAGAGGAGAGGATTGCTTAGCCAGTATACAAATTACATGTGTTAACTGTTTAAGTAGTGTCCAGGTGATGAGTAACAGATTAATCAAAATGTATTATCAAGTTGGCTGGATGGGATATCAAGAATGGTCAGCTAGATTTGGAACTCAGCTAATGATGGGTGATGTATTCTTTTAGTAAACTGTACATCAATTTGGATATGCTTGAATTTTGAGTGGAACTGAGAAGTTCAGGTAAAGGGAGGCGGCTCCCAAGTTTTCACACCATTCTACAGCAGTTTGATTGAGAGAAATGTGTAGCTCTAAAAATAGAGGATGCAGCCAAACAACTTCAGCTCACCCAACAGTTAGGGCTTGATATTCGGTCTTGATACTTTCCAGAAGAGAAGgaggactttttttttttttggagctCCATGATACCAAATTCCCATTACGGACGACTGGGCTTCTGGCCCAATTTCAATCAACATGTGACAATAGACTAAATGGAGAGGAAAACGTGTGAAACTTGGTTTTGGTGTCCTGTGAGAGAGTTCCTTTGATGTACTGAGTATTCCTTTAAAAATGGTTCAAGGgtgaatttgtattttttggagaaaaatagTATCACTGACCTGCTGACAAAGAACACTAAATCTCGCATGGTGTGAAGTCACATATGCTCCTACACCCATGGTGTGAAACCAAAGAGTCTTTAATTTGAATGTTATGTTCTGCCTCTCAAAGTGAGAGGAGGTACTTTATTTATAGGGAAAATAGCTGGTTACATAGTAACTAACTAGGTAGTTAACTAACAATGTATTAAAGCCTAACAATGAATTAAAGCATAACAATACTTGTAGCTTAACAGTGAAATATAACAGAAGAGTTTACATCAACTCAAGTTATAGTTGGATTTCTAAAATGGCTTAAACAGGTAGGTAGAGTCCAACATACCTTTCACGGTTCATACTCTGCTTATATAAAACCCTCTTTCATAACCGAAGTATAAACTCATTCTCTCATAACGAAAACATTTCAGAAACTCTAGAGTTGTTACAGGTTGCGCCATGATTGAAGTGGTCACATCACATAATTATGGCCTCTACAAACCTGGGACTTAACTAAGCTTTTAAGGAACTATTCCATTATCTTTTGAGATTCCTTGTCTTTCACTAAATTGATTGCCCCCTCATATTACGAAGCACCCTACTAATATGGCCTCAACACACTTTTGTGATTATTACTTACTTGCACTGTTCCTAATGGCACCCTcttcatattttgaaagagattAATGCGTAAGCTCCAACCATCCTCACCTTGGACCATCCTGAATTAGCTAAGCCCATTTTGGACTAGTTGTTCAGGATCTCCACCTAACTACTTGGAGGATCAACTTAGGAAGGCAACCTTGACTTCTAGCTTTGTTAAACAACTTTGGCCAACTCATACGTGGGTCACCCAGATTGGACCTTGGCTGACTCCTACATGGTTTGGCCACTCAATGTCCTGGCCTTCCCATGTATGTCAGCCACCTAGGCTTGGCCTATCCATCTACTGGTTGGCCACTCAAGGCCTTTGCTGACTATGTATAGGTTGAACACCTTAGGCCTTGGCCTATCCATTCATTGGTCGGCCACCTATTTGGTGACCCATATATGGGTCATCCTCATGGGCCTTGATTCTTTCATTATTGGGTCTTGAGTCTTGGGCCGTACCTACTAAATGAAATTCTCCCACAACATTACTCAATAGGGGAGGACGTGTATTGACTCAGTTTGAATTTGTTAACTAAAACAGAGAGTGAGGTTTGGTAATGGTTAAGTTTTGAAGATCTCTTAAAATACTGCAATGTTATAATGTTGGA
Coding sequences within:
- the LOC101204890 gene encoding vacuolar protein sorting-associated protein 2 homolog 3: MNIFSKKPTAKEALRESKREMTRSTRGIEKEIGALQLEEKKLVAEIKRTAKTGNEAATKILARQLVRLRQQIANLQGSRAQMRGIATHTQAMHAQTSVAAGMKSASKAMSAMNKQMNPVKQAKVIREFQKQSAQMDMTTEMISDAIDDALDDDEAEEETEDLTNQVLDEIGVDVASQLSTAPKGRIASKNTEGVGSSGIDELEKRLAALRNP